Proteins from one Telopea speciosissima isolate NSW1024214 ecotype Mountain lineage chromosome 1, Tspe_v1, whole genome shotgun sequence genomic window:
- the LOC122645083 gene encoding uncharacterized protein At4g00950-like, giving the protein MGSESEAQAETMEEARLKTIRSTTPPKLSLFSRIPHQSYDPSAPTGMLTPPLRPPASVPFLWEEAPGKPLPTSTATSFAVARCLELPPRLQLTESSIFNNKIFSSSNRTLSPTTVLDGPYVAHGRSSSFTSSSFRRGGSPDDSEGDGMLHGQRRDISSSSRGYFGSWGRKTSYSSSKRNQVVGDCGFVISRSSSSSSSAVVLGVGIGEIGGGGTTNTKVKITRFKRNGSFLSLPYSKSSQFWASICQGLKQVVPWRNRKTKQNGTHSLIDRD; this is encoded by the exons ATGGGATCCGAATCTGAAGCACAAGCAGAGACGATGGAGGAAGCAAGGTTGAAGACAATAAGGTCCACAACACCACCAAAGCTCTCCCTCTTCTCAAGGATTCCACACCAATCGTATGACCCTTCTGCACCTACGGGCATGTTGACCCCACCACTCCGACCCCCTGCTTCCGTTCCTTTCCTCTGGGAAGAAGCACCGGGTAAGCCCCTTCCCACCTCTACTGCCACCTCCTTCGCTGTGGCCAGATGTTTGGAGCTTCCACCACGGCTACAGTTGACGGAATCGTCCATTTTCAACAACAAAATATTTAGCTCCAGCAACCGCACGCTGTCCCCAACCACTGTTCTTGATGGCCCCTACGTTGCTCATGGCCGCTCCTCATCCTTCACTTCTTCCTCCTTTCGCAGAGGAGGAAGCCCTGATGATAGTGAAGGTGATGGGATGCTTCATGGCCAGAGAAGAgacatcagcagcagcagcagagggTACTTTGGTTCTTGGGGTAGGAAGACCTCCTATTCCTCCTCCAAGCGGAATCAGGTTGTTGGCGATTGTGGTTTCGTCATCTCccgttcctcttcttcttcttcttctgctgtgGTTCTTGGAGTAGGAATTGGGGAGATTGGTGGTGGAGGAACTACAAATACAAAGGTGAAGATTACCAGGTTCAAGAGGAATGGAAGTTTCTTGAGCCTCCCTTACAGCAAATCGTCTCAATTCTGG GCAAGCATTTGTCAAGGGTTGAAGCAGGTGGTCCCATGGCGGAATAGGAAGACAAAGCAAAATGGGACACATAGTTTGATCGACAGAGACTAG
- the LOC122656109 gene encoding probable E3 ubiquitin-protein ligase RHA4A, with product MGLPSTPSPPHLYPQALQLKLYQAFIFSVPILFSIILFLLFYLFYLKRRASNLSSSPTTPPWRSNQASTDPLPFTVDLKEELKAKLPIVMFDEDLRSRESQCCVCLGEFEVKEQLHQIPSCNHVFHIDCIHHWLQANTTCPLCRGSIILATRRKSYSSETPPSSTTGVNLQQEDQLGQMEGSTSGRTPGYSLQDSIAVQIYQ from the exons ATGGGTCTTCCAAGTACTCCCAGCCCTCCACACCTCTATCCTCAAGCACTTCAACTCAAACTCTACCAAGCCTTCATATTTTCAGTCCCAATCCTCTTCTCCATAATTCTATTTCTCTTGTTTTACCTATTTTACCTGAAGAGGAGGGCCTCTAATCTATcttcctctccaacaactcctCCATGGAGATCAAATCAAGCCAGTACTGATCCCCTG CCTTTCACAGTTGACTTGAAAGAGGAACTCAAGGCCAAGCTTCCCATAGTCATGTTTGATGAGGATTTAAGGTCCAGAGAGTCACA GTGTTGTGTGTGCCTGGGAGAGTTTGAAGTGAAAGAGCAGTTGCACCAGATTCCATCATGCAATCATGTATTCCATATTGACTGCATTCACCACTGGCTTCAGGCAAACACAACATGTCCACTTTGTCGAGGCTCCATAATCCTCGCGACTAGGAGGAAATCTTACTCTTCAGAGACACCACCATCCAGTACTACTGGAGTGAACTTGCAGCAAGAGGATCAGTTGGGACAAATGGAAGGATCAACCAGTGGGAGAACGCCCGGTTATTCGCTTCAAGACTCGATTGCTGTTCAGATATACCAATAA
- the LOC122643755 gene encoding 30S ribosomal protein S6 alpha, chloroplastic, protein MASPAMASTLTSSSFCPKLFHNNFTSSSLSSVPSVISIGRRLRFCPSKIEHQQQRSSNGISVKALTLDFSGSFFEGGVVNDEPPTTPPGSAISVAEDKEEPQCPPGLRQYETMAVLRPTMSEDERLALTQKYEELLVAGGGMYIEVFNRGVIPLAYSIKKKNRAGESNTYLDGIYLLFTYFTKPESITALEAILTADDDVIRSSTFKIRKRKY, encoded by the exons ATGGCGTCGCCTGCAATGGCTTCAAccctcacttcttcttctttctgtccTAAGCTGTTCCACAACAATTTCACATCCTCTTCTTTGTCCTCAGTTCCATCTGTTATTTCTATCGGTCGTCGTCTGAGATTTTGCCCTAGTAAAATCGAGCACCAGCAGCAGAGGAGCAGCAACGGAATTTCTGTCAAAGCCCTTACCCTAGATTTCTCTGGTTCGTTCTTCGAAGGAGGAGTTGTTAACGATGAACCACCAACAACCCCACCTGGTTCGGCCATTTCGGTGGCGGAGGACAAGGAAGAGCCTCAGTGTCCGCCTGGACTTCGACAGTACGAGACCATGGCCGTATTGAGGCCCACCATGTCAGAGGACGAACGTCTCGCTCTCACCCAGAAGTACGAAGAG TTGCTTGTTGCTGGGGGTGGCATGTACATTGAGGTATTTAACAGAGGAGTTATTCCACTTGCTTATAGcatcaagaagaaaaacagGGCCGGAGAGAGCAACACCTATTTGGATGGTATCTACCTCCTTTTCACCTATTTCACAAAACCGGAGTCCATTACTGCACTTGAGGCAATATTGACGGCTGATGACGATGTTATTCGATCCTCAACCTTCAAGATAAGGAAGAGAAAGTATTAG
- the LOC122664277 gene encoding PP2A regulatory subunit TAP46-like isoform X1: MGEWRMEDLPLPALFEQGLKIHNMASESSVDLDTLKKGCEALQQCEEMISKLGLFSANETKDDISTTNLKYSLVPFYLGELMEKVAHKDRIQLLKISQAKLKEFISFCEAMELIPDEELQTSAQEGPASLTDHRALKIARFKRQRAAELKLQEIKERRERRGRSSKAAALSTPIEAGEEDLLDDDGEEEREAWLTAISLALCKAFDLLEMLKKEEEMLSAVKEKQLQEGDKEIDCDILDERTKRAEAWHRDAAVRAQFTRPAQPITCATFAQDVIEGRAMVSQAHEHKHQPLLFGPASLVGGRLTSERERMAAQVFQPGHRLPTMSIEEAGLREMEMMNKWQEMNARLMEEANNSSWHQEGRKPGPNNEEDEDDDAAVDKARAWDDWKDDHPRGAGNKKLTPCG, from the exons ATGGGGGAGTGGAGAATGGAAGACTTGCCTCTACCCGCCTTGTTCGAACAAGGGCTTAAGATACATAATATGGCGTCTGAGTCCAGCGTTGATCTG GACACGCTAAAAAAGGGGTGTGAAGCTTTGCAACAGTGCGAGGAAATGATAAGCAAGCTGGGTCTCTTCTCCGCCAACGAGACTAAAGACGATATCAGCACGACCAATCTGAAATATTCGCTG GTGCCGTTCTATCTAGGGGAGTTAATGGAAAAGGTTGCACATAAGGACAGGATTCAGTTGCTTAAAATTTCCCAGGCAAAATTGAAG GAATTCATTTCATTTTGTGAAGCAATGGAGCTCATACCTGACGAGGAGTTACAGACTTCTGCTCAAGAGGGCCCAGCTTCTCTAACGGATCATAGGGCTTTGAAG ATTGCTAGGTTCAAACGCCAGAGGGCTGCAGAATTAAAGCTGCAAGAAATTAAGGAACGGAGAGAGCGGAGGGGGCGTTCTTCCAAAGCAGCTGCTTTATCTACTCCTATTGAGGCTGGGGAGGAAGATCTGTTGGATGATGATGGAGAGGAGGAACGAGAG GCATGGCTTACTGCCATCTCTTTGGCTCTCTGTAAG GCTTTTGATCTGCTGGAAATGCtcaagaaagaggaagaaatgcTTTCTGCTGTTAAGGAAAAGCAGTTACAG GAGGGGGACAAAGAAATTGATTGTGATATACTTGATGAGCGAACTAAGAGAGCAGAAGCTTGGCATCGTGATGCTGCAGTTCGAGCGCAATTCACAAGACCAGCACAGCCAATCACATGTGCCACTTTTGCTCAAGATGTTATTGAAGGGAGAGCAATGGTTTCACAAGCACATGAACACAAACACCAGCCTCTTTTATTTGGACCAGCTAGTCTAGTGGGTGGAAGATTAACAAGTGAAAGGGAAAGAATGGCAGCACAAGTATTCCAGCCTGGTCACAG ATTACCAACAATGAGCATAGAGGAGGCAGGGCTGCGTGAAATGGAAATGATGAATAAATGGCAAGAAATGAATGCTAGGCTCATGGAAGAAGCCAATAATTCCTCATGGCACCAGGAAGGTCGAAAGCCTGGACCTAAcaatgaggaggatgaagatgatgatgctgCAGTAGACAAGGCAAGGGCTTGGGATGACTGGAAAGACGACCATCCTCGTGGTGCAGGCAACAAGAAGCTCACTCCTTGTGGCTAA
- the LOC122645091 gene encoding uncharacterized protein LOC122645091 has translation MVVMEKLKMFVVQEPVVAASCLIAGVGLFLPAVVRPILDSFETSKQVPQPALSEVVAGMTGKKQ, from the exons ATGGTGGTGATGGAGAAGCTGAAGATGTTCGTGGTCCAAGAACCTGTTGTCGCAGCTTCTTGCCTTATAGCCGGTGTCG GCCTTTTCCTTCCAGCTGTGGTCAGGCCTATCTTGGACTCTTTTGAGACATCCAAGCAAGTTCCTCAACCTGCTTTAAGTGAG GTGGTTGCAGGAATGACTGGTAAGAAACAGTAA
- the LOC122664277 gene encoding PP2A regulatory subunit TAP46-like isoform X2, with product MGEWRMEDLPLPALFEQGLKIHNMASESSVDLDTLKKGCEALQQCEEMISKLGLFSANETKDDISTTNLKYSLVPFYLGELMEKVAHKDRIQLLKISQAKLKEFISFCEAMELIPDEELQTSAQEGPASLTDHRALKIARFKRQRAAELKLQEIKERRERRGRSSKAAALSTPIEAGEEDLLDDDGEEEREAWLTAISLALCKAFDLLEMLKKEEEMLSAVKEKQLQGDKEIDCDILDERTKRAEAWHRDAAVRAQFTRPAQPITCATFAQDVIEGRAMVSQAHEHKHQPLLFGPASLVGGRLTSERERMAAQVFQPGHRLPTMSIEEAGLREMEMMNKWQEMNARLMEEANNSSWHQEGRKPGPNNEEDEDDDAAVDKARAWDDWKDDHPRGAGNKKLTPCG from the exons ATGGGGGAGTGGAGAATGGAAGACTTGCCTCTACCCGCCTTGTTCGAACAAGGGCTTAAGATACATAATATGGCGTCTGAGTCCAGCGTTGATCTG GACACGCTAAAAAAGGGGTGTGAAGCTTTGCAACAGTGCGAGGAAATGATAAGCAAGCTGGGTCTCTTCTCCGCCAACGAGACTAAAGACGATATCAGCACGACCAATCTGAAATATTCGCTG GTGCCGTTCTATCTAGGGGAGTTAATGGAAAAGGTTGCACATAAGGACAGGATTCAGTTGCTTAAAATTTCCCAGGCAAAATTGAAG GAATTCATTTCATTTTGTGAAGCAATGGAGCTCATACCTGACGAGGAGTTACAGACTTCTGCTCAAGAGGGCCCAGCTTCTCTAACGGATCATAGGGCTTTGAAG ATTGCTAGGTTCAAACGCCAGAGGGCTGCAGAATTAAAGCTGCAAGAAATTAAGGAACGGAGAGAGCGGAGGGGGCGTTCTTCCAAAGCAGCTGCTTTATCTACTCCTATTGAGGCTGGGGAGGAAGATCTGTTGGATGATGATGGAGAGGAGGAACGAGAG GCATGGCTTACTGCCATCTCTTTGGCTCTCTGTAAG GCTTTTGATCTGCTGGAAATGCtcaagaaagaggaagaaatgcTTTCTGCTGTTAAGGAAAAGCAGTTACAG GGGGACAAAGAAATTGATTGTGATATACTTGATGAGCGAACTAAGAGAGCAGAAGCTTGGCATCGTGATGCTGCAGTTCGAGCGCAATTCACAAGACCAGCACAGCCAATCACATGTGCCACTTTTGCTCAAGATGTTATTGAAGGGAGAGCAATGGTTTCACAAGCACATGAACACAAACACCAGCCTCTTTTATTTGGACCAGCTAGTCTAGTGGGTGGAAGATTAACAAGTGAAAGGGAAAGAATGGCAGCACAAGTATTCCAGCCTGGTCACAG ATTACCAACAATGAGCATAGAGGAGGCAGGGCTGCGTGAAATGGAAATGATGAATAAATGGCAAGAAATGAATGCTAGGCTCATGGAAGAAGCCAATAATTCCTCATGGCACCAGGAAGGTCGAAAGCCTGGACCTAAcaatgaggaggatgaagatgatgatgctgCAGTAGACAAGGCAAGGGCTTGGGATGACTGGAAAGACGACCATCCTCGTGGTGCAGGCAACAAGAAGCTCACTCCTTGTGGCTAA